TGATGTCCAGCCGGCCGCGGACGGCGATGTTGGCAGCCCCGCGCTGCAGCCGCGGCGACTGGCCCGGCACGCTGCGGGTGCCCTCCGGGAAGATCACCAGGGTACCGCCGGCATGCACCGCCGCCACGCAGTCGTCAACCAGGCCCGCCCCGTCATCATTGGCGATGTAGCCGGCCGCCCTCACCGGGCCGCGCATGAACGGATTGCAGGCCACGGCCCGTTTCACCACGCAATCGGCGTTGGGCAGGAGCGAGATCAGGCAGACCACGTCGATCAGGGTCGGGTGATTGGCCAGAACCAGCAAACCGTCGCGCTGCAGGCGTTCCCCGCCCTCGATCTGGTAGGTCATCACCCCCAGCGCACGCATCAGGCGCAGGTGGCTGGCAAAGGCGACCTGGACCACGCGGCGCGCCCGGCGGCGGCGGACCACCGGGTCGCGCATCAGCAGCAGCACCGGCATCACCAGCACGCCCAGCAGCAGGCCGCCCACGCCAAAAGCGACAAAGCTCAGGCCGGTGCCGAACACCCGCCAAACATGATCGAGGCGGCGCAGCGCCTCAGCCACGGCGCCCCCAGCGCCAGCGCTGGCCCTGGGCCACGTGCTCCAGCGCCGGCGCGCCGGACAACAGGAAACGGTGCAGGTCCAGCGCGTGCGGCAGCATGCCCGGTGCGGTGGCCGTAGCATGCGGCGCCGCCTCCCACTGCAGCGAGAGGGTCGGCCGGCCCGGCGTAGGCGCGGCCAAACGCCAGCACCAGGCAAAGAATGGGTCGGGTTCGTCGGCGAACGTCGCGTAAATTTCAGGAAGTGGCGATTGATAGACCACCACCCGCACTTCGCGGGCACCATCGGCCAGCAGACCGACCGCTTCCAGGCAGGCGGTCTCGACCGTGGCCTGGCCGGCGGCCAGCGCCAGGTAGTTGCCGCGATAGCCGCGGGCGATCGAGTACAGCGCCGCGATCGCGTTGTGCACCGACAGGCCGAACCCGGTCGGCGACAGCGGCTGCTCGCCGGCCAGCGCCCCCAGCAGGTCCATCGAACGGGCCACGTCGCCGTGGCGGCTGGCGAACACCAGCGGTACCTGGCTGTCAGCGCCCTGCCCGTCCTCGCACCAGCAGGCAACCTGGACCGCCATCCGGCCCAGCCGCTCGATGCGGCGGCGCTGCATCGCCGGTATCTCGGGCAGCGCCGGCGTGTCTTCGCCCTGTGGCGGATACGGCGCATCGGCCCAGCCCAGCCACTGGCTACGCTCGCTCAGGCCGGGCGCCCAGGCAGCCCAGTCGACGATGGAGAATTCGATCATTTGGCGATGGTGCTTCAGCGGGAGAACGATAGGCACGAGCCATTACGGCGACGCGCGGCGGCCCCCCATTCCTGCAGCCGTGCGTCCGTCCAGGACGTCGCCGGCTGCCCCCCTGGCCGCCGGAAAGGAGCGCACGCTAGCACGTCCTGCACGGGGTGTGCAGGTTTCACATTCCCCAACGCGGGACCAGGCACCGGCGGCCCCCCGTTTCAATCGATCAGTGGTAACCGGTATCTGCGCGCACCTTGCCGCGGAACACCCGGTACGACCATGCCGTGTAGCCGAGGATGACCGGCAGCAGAACGGCCAGCCCGACCAGGGTGAAGCCCAGCGAGGAAGCCGGCGCGGCGGCCTGCCACAGCGTCATCGACGGCGGCAGCAGGTAGGGCCACATGCCCAGCACCAGGCCGAGGAAGCCGAGCACGAACAGGGCAAGGCTGAGCAGGAACGGCGGCAGGTCGCGGCGCGGATGGGTCGCGCTGCGCCACAGCGCGGCAGCCACCGCCAGGGTCAGCAGCGGCACCGGCGACAGCCACCAGAAGTTGCCGTCGCTGAACCAGCGGTCCATCAACCGCGAATCGAGGAACGGCAGCCAGCTGCTGACCAGGCCCATCGCCGCGATCACTGCCACCACCAGCGGCCGGGTCATCTGCCGTGCAAGCGCCTGCACACGCCCTTCGGTCTTCAGGATCAGCCACGTGCTGCCGAGCAGCGCGTAACCAGCCACCAGTGCAGCACCGGTCAGCATCGCGAACGGGCTGAACCAGGCAAACGCACCGCCCTGGTAGACACCGTCCACCAGCGGAATGCCCTGCACCAGGGTGCCCAGGATCACGCCCTGGGCGAAGGTCGCCAGCAGCGAGCCGAGGCCGAACGCCACGCTCCACAGCCGGCGCGAACGATGTGCCTTGAAGCGGAACTCGAAGGCCACGCCGCGGAACACCAGCGCCACCACCAGCAGCAGCACCGGCAGGTACAGCGCCGACAGCAGCACCGCATAGGCCTTCGGGAACGCCGCCAGCAGGCCGGCGCCACCGAGCACCAGCCAGGTCTCGTTGCCGTCCCAGATCGGCGCGGCGGTGTTCATCATCAGGTCCAGCTGTTCCTCGTCCTCGGCGAACGGAGCAAGGATGCCGATGCCGAGCACGAAGCCGTCCAGCACCACGTACATCAGCACGCCGAAGCCGATCACCGCGAACCACGCCACCGGCAGCCAGGTCATCAGGTCCATGTCAGCGGTCCTCCAGCGGTTCGTCGGCGGCCGACAGCGGGCGTGCCGGAGTGTGGCTGCCATGGTCCAGCGACGGCCCCTCGGCATACGGCTGCGGCCCGTGGCGCAGGATCTTCACCAGGTACCAGATGCCCCAGCCGAACACGAAGGCGTAGCCGACCACGTAGACGCCCAGCGACAGCGCGGTCATCCACGCGCTCTGCGGGCCGACCGCATCGGCGGTGCGCAGCACGCCGTACACCACCCACGGCTGGCGCCCCATCTCGGTGACGAACCACCCCGACAGCAGCGCGATGAAGCCGCTGGGCAGCATCCAGTTCCAGCCACGCAGCAACCACGGTGAATCCAGCAGCTTCCTGCGCCACAGCTGGAACGCTGACACCCAGGCCAGCAGCAGCATCAGCGTGCCCAGCCCGACCATGATGCGGAAGGCGAAGAACACCGGCGTCACCGGCGGCCGTTCGCTGGCCGGTACCGAGGTGAGCGGATCGAAGGTGCCGTCCAGCGAATGGGTGAGGATCACGCTGCCCAGCTTCGGGATGGCCACTTCGAAATCGTTGCGCTCTTCCTTCTCGTTCGGCAGCGCGAACACCACCAGCGGCACGCCCTCGCCTTCCTTGGTTCCATGCCAGTGCGCTTCCATCGCCGCGATCTTCATCGGCTGGTGCTTGAGCGTGTTCAGGCCATGCATGTCGCCGACGAAGATCTGCACCGGCACGGTCAGCGCAGCGAATCCAACGGCGGCGATCAGCATGCGCCGGCCCGCTTCGACGTGCGAGCCCCTGCGCAGGTACCACGCGCCGACGCCACCAATCACGAAACAGGTAGTGATGAACGAACCCAGCGCCATGTGCGCCAAGCGGTACGGGAACGAGGGATTGAACACCACCTGCCACCAGTCCACCGGATGCACGATGCCGTTGACCATCTCGTAGCCGGCCGGCGTATGCAGCCAGCTGTTGGACGACAGGATCCAGAACGTGGAGAACAGCGTACCCAGCGCCACCATGCAGGTGGACAGGAAATGCAGGCGCGGCGAAACCCGGCCCCAGCCGAACATCATCACGCCGAGGAAGCTGGCTTCCAGGAAGAACGCGGTCAGCACTTCATAGGTCAGCAGCGGGCCGATGACCGTGCCGGCCACCTCGCTCAGCCGCGGCCAGTTGGTGCCGAACTGGAAGGCCATGACGATGCCGCTGACCACGCCCATGCCGAACGACACGGCAAAGATCTTCTGCCAGAAGAAATACAGTTCCCGCCACACGGGCAACTTCGTGCGCAGCCAGCGCCATTCGATGAAGGCCAGCCAGCTGGCCGTGCCAATGGTGAAGGCGGGGAACAGCACGTGGAAACTGATGACGAATCCGAACTGGATCCGGGACAACAACAACGCGTCCAAGGGACGCCTCCTGCCTGTGACCGGTGGGATACCGGACCACTTTAGGAGGATTTCGTTAAGCCGGGATGCGACCGGGTGACGCGCTGCTTCACTTTGTCGCAGGGGTCAACCGTTCTGGTAGCTGCCAACCTTGGTTGGCACACACGCCCAGACGCCGACCAAGGTCGGCATCTACCAGGCCCACCGCCCGGAGGGCCCTCAGTTCCAGAAATACCAGGCTGCGGCAGCCAGCAGCGCGCCAAACAACAGCACCTGCACCACCACATAGCCCACACCACTGTCGCGCGACTCAGCGGTAATGCGCTTCTGCAGCGCCTCGCTTACATCCGGCGTGTCTTCCTGCTGCGCCTGCTCACGCAACGCCTGTGCCAGCGCGCGCGCGTCCGCATCACGAGGGTCGGTCGGTGGGTTCACAGCAGCTCTCCGGCGGTGGCATGCCGCGTCAGTTCCTGCTTCAGGACCTGGCGCGCGCGGTGCAGGTGGCTCTTGATGGTACCGCGTGCCAGCCCGGTCACCTGTTCGATCTCGGCCAGATCGAAATCCTCCAGGTAATGCAGGCCGACGATCAGGCGCTGCGGTGCGCTCAGTCGCTCCAGCGCAGCGCCGAGCTGGCGCCCCGCCTGCAGCGCCTCGCTCAACTCGGCCGGGCCCGGGCCCTCATCACCGATGCCAAGTTCTTCCGGCACCTCCACCGCCACCATCCATTGCGCCTCCAGCCGCCGCCGGCGCAGGTGCTGCAGCGCGGTGGTGTAGGCCACCCGCGAAACCCAGGTACGCAGCGAGGATTCGAAGCGGAACCGGTGCAGCTGGCGGAACACGGCCAGGA
This portion of the Stenotrophomonas sp. WZN-1 genome encodes:
- a CDS encoding lysophospholipid acyltransferase family protein, with protein sequence MAEALRRLDHVWRVFGTGLSFVAFGVGGLLLGVLVMPVLLLMRDPVVRRRRARRVVQVAFASHLRLMRALGVMTYQIEGGERLQRDGLLVLANHPTLIDVVCLISLLPNADCVVKRAVACNPFMRGPVRAAGYIANDDGAGLVDDCVAAVHAGGTLVIFPEGTRSVPGQSPRLQRGAANIAVRGRLDITPVRITCTPPTLTKGQKWYRVPSRRFHVRLQVGEDIPIAPFLADDDSPRGDALAARRVTEHLSRYFDLSGDPPRAST
- a CDS encoding beta-ketoacyl synthase chain length factor; protein product: MIEFSIVDWAAWAPGLSERSQWLGWADAPYPPQGEDTPALPEIPAMQRRRIERLGRMAVQVACWCEDGQGADSQVPLVFASRHGDVARSMDLLGALAGEQPLSPTGFGLSVHNAIAALYSIARGYRGNYLALAAGQATVETACLEAVGLLADGAREVRVVVYQSPLPEIYATFADEPDPFFAWCWRLAAPTPGRPTLSLQWEAAPHATATAPGMLPHALDLHRFLLSGAPALEHVAQGQRWRWGRRG
- the cydB gene encoding cytochrome d ubiquinol oxidase subunit II, giving the protein MDLMTWLPVAWFAVIGFGVLMYVVLDGFVLGIGILAPFAEDEEQLDLMMNTAAPIWDGNETWLVLGGAGLLAAFPKAYAVLLSALYLPVLLLVVALVFRGVAFEFRFKAHRSRRLWSVAFGLGSLLATFAQGVILGTLVQGIPLVDGVYQGGAFAWFSPFAMLTGAALVAGYALLGSTWLILKTEGRVQALARQMTRPLVVAVIAAMGLVSSWLPFLDSRLMDRWFSDGNFWWLSPVPLLTLAVAAALWRSATHPRRDLPPFLLSLALFVLGFLGLVLGMWPYLLPPSMTLWQAAAPASSLGFTLVGLAVLLPVILGYTAWSYRVFRGKVRADTGYH
- a CDS encoding cytochrome ubiquinol oxidase subunit I; this encodes MDALLLSRIQFGFVISFHVLFPAFTIGTASWLAFIEWRWLRTKLPVWRELYFFWQKIFAVSFGMGVVSGIVMAFQFGTNWPRLSEVAGTVIGPLLTYEVLTAFFLEASFLGVMMFGWGRVSPRLHFLSTCMVALGTLFSTFWILSSNSWLHTPAGYEMVNGIVHPVDWWQVVFNPSFPYRLAHMALGSFITTCFVIGGVGAWYLRRGSHVEAGRRMLIAAVGFAALTVPVQIFVGDMHGLNTLKHQPMKIAAMEAHWHGTKEGEGVPLVVFALPNEKEERNDFEVAIPKLGSVILTHSLDGTFDPLTSVPASERPPVTPVFFAFRIMVGLGTLMLLLAWVSAFQLWRRKLLDSPWLLRGWNWMLPSGFIALLSGWFVTEMGRQPWVVYGVLRTADAVGPQSAWMTALSLGVYVVGYAFVFGWGIWYLVKILRHGPQPYAEGPSLDHGSHTPARPLSAADEPLEDR
- a CDS encoding sigma-70 family RNA polymerase sigma factor translates to MNLLGEALSALRGRRRHDAAAAAPPAEPLDADQALVRAIIDGSQAAFSQLVETHQRTCAHVIGRMVGDRDQVADLLQETFLAVFRQLHRFRFESSLRTWVSRVAYTTALQHLRRRRLEAQWMVAVEVPEELGIGDEGPGPAELSEALQAGRQLGAALERLSAPQRLIVGLHYLEDFDLAEIEQVTGLARGTIKSHLHRARQVLKQELTRHATAGELL